The Huiozyma naganishii CBS 8797 chromosome 9, complete genome nucleotide sequence TAATCTATTACCGTTATAGTGCATTATCATTTGATAAACAGGTGTATGCAGCGAATTATAAATATTTGACCCCTTCAGATCTAAATATTTATAGTTGGATAGTTGCCCTCTCACTTGGAAGAGACCCATATGTATCATGCACACGTCTAACGTGTGATAATTCTTCAGAGATTTGTACACTGAAGTGATAAATCCTGACACAAAAGTTTCAGTCGGATGATGTGGAGCCTCCAAGTTATATGATAAGGATGGGTTGAAGAGAATAAGTTGTGTTTTATCAGCTGGAAGGTGGGGAAGCACTTGCAGCAGGGAATTATAATTTATCAACACATTCGATTTAATCTCGGCTTGTAGCATATCAGTCGACGTCTCACCTGGCTTGTGATATGCCAAACTTGGCATGAATAATATACTATACAGCCTGTTCTTTTGACAAGTAGTGGTGAACCGTAGCAAATCATTTTGAACCCGAGGGTCGATGAATATTAAACACTCGGTTTCCTCATCACCGCCCTTGTAGCGATCGGCGTTCTCAGAGCAGACAAAAACCGTGTATCTTCTCCTGTACAGATCCATCACTTGAGACCTAATAATCGGATCATTTAAATCTCCTAGAATCAAGATAATCTGTTTCCGTCCATCCTTCGCAATAGGTACGTGCTCTGGTAAAGAGAGCAGTTGGTACAATTTAAATGTTACCAGTGATGCGGCGGCAACGGAACCTAAACCAACAGCCCAGTGCCTCCGCCCGGTATGCGCAAATTTCGAGAAGTAATAGTCTACTGACCGTCTGAGATGGGCATGCTCGTGTTGTCCCACTGCGGGCAGAATATCCACGTCTGCACCCCTCAACTGAGTCTTTATCGCATTCACGGCATCGAACGTCGCCTTACCTGTCTTGCTGACAAGCTCTGACGTTTTGCCAACAACTCGATCACCCCATCCGAAAACCTGGTCAACTATATCGCCTTCTTGCCCCATCGCTCTAAACCGTCCCTCGAGCTGTTGAAATGTGGCTTATGTACTCTCCCTCCCTATTCACTCCCTATTCTCTCCTAATCACGGTGCGGCTTGTTTGTAGAGGAACTTGAAGGGGAAAAAATTTATATAATTGAATCTGTAAAAGGGTCTTATAACTGTTCACTTTGTCATAAAAGCGACCAAAGACAAAGTATTTACTCTAGTTATGGGACTGAATAATCCAATTCCAAGGAGTCTATCGAGTGAGGCAAGGTATGTTTGCGGTGGATACGCATTTTTTAGAGGGTATGGGATGGATAAGCCGGAGATATTACAGTGATAACCTCTTCTTTCCACCCCTAAATGGTTTATTTAACTTGCGGTGAATTAGATTACTAACTGGAATGTAACACTTATTGAAACAGCAAAGCTGCAAAAGTGCTGGCAAGTTTTGTCAAGCCAAATCAAGTGCTTGGGCAGGACCAGGTTATTCCGCCCTCAGTTTTAAAGGAGGCTAAAGGTCTGGCAATTATCACTGTATTGAAAGCTGGCTTTCTTTTCTCCGGGAGAGCAGGGTCCGGTGTTATTGTTGCTCGACTAGATGATAGGTCGTGGTCTGCTCCGTCCGCAATTGGAATGGCCGGGGCAGGTGCCGGCGGGCTAATCGGAGTTGAATTAACAGACTTTGTCTTTATCTTAAACTCCGAGGAGGCCGTTAGGTCATTTTCTGAGTTCGGCACCTTGACCCTTGGTGGGAACATGTCTGTCTCTGCGGGCCCACTTGGTAGGAATGCAGAAATGGACGCCTCTGCGTCGATGGGAGGTGTAGCTGCAGTATTTGCATACTCTAAGAGCAAGGGTTTGTTTGCTGGCGTTTCTGTTGAAGGTTCTATGATAGTTGAAAGGAGAGAGGCAAACAGGAAGTTCTATGGTGATAATTGTACCTCTAAGCAGATTTTGTCCGGCCAGGTTCACATACCACCCGGTACAGAACCGCTGTACCAGATTCTTCATTCCAGAGCTTTCAATTATAGCAACCAACGTGATTTCGATGACCAGTTTTATGATGATATTCCAGACTCCTTCAGTGACCGTAACTTCCTCCCACCAAGATCCAGGGGCAATCAAGACATACCTTGTGACATGCAAGGTGATCGGTATTATTTGGATGATAGGAACGGTCAAGGTCGGGCACGGTACGATCAAGGGTACGATAACCAAAATGCCACTTATCGTGGTGATAGAAACGATGGAATCTACCGTGATGACAACTATGGTCGCCAGCGTGACAGAGACTATCGTACCGACAACTATGGACGTCAGTCTGACAGAGACTATCGCACCGACAATTATTATGGTCGTCAGCCTGATAATGATTATCGTGATGGCTACTACCGCCAAAATGATGGCTATTATGGTGCTGACCACTATGGTCGGCAGCGAGAAAGAAGATATCATGATAATTATTACCAGAATAATAGCGGTTACGGTGCTAACAACTATGGTCGCCCTCAAGACAGGGACTATCCAGGCGGTAACTACGACAACACTCGCTCCAGGAACACCCACGATACCAACAATTATCCCAGGTATGGTAAAGAAGGCGAGGATAAAGAAGGTGGTTATAGACGGTATCACGACAACTATCCGCCCAATGTGGCGGGGCATGACAGAACGAATGCTAGGAGACCTCCCCCTCCCGATACACACTACGGTACAggtaataataatataaCAGGTCAACAAGACAACGAATACAGGTACCGTTCAGAAAAAGGATATCCACCTGATAATAACAGGGGTGGAAATTTGTCAGGAATCTATGAGGGCAATTTGAGAAACACTGGAGGTGGCGTATCTGATCCACGTGGATTCTCCACGTATCAGAATGCTCCGCCATCACAAGACCCAGTTTCACCATCACTTGGACACCCTTCCGAACCCAACATCGCGAAAGCTGTGGCTCTTTTCGATTTTGGAGGAGCTGAACCCGGTGATTTGACGTTCAAAAAAGGTGACGTTATTACCATTATCAAGCGGTCACAGTCGCAAAACGACTGGTGGTTGGGTAGAATAAACGAGAGAGAGGGATTATTTCCAGCAAATTATGTAGAGTGTGTTTAAGCTTATCTCAGTCGTCACAACTGGGAGATGCAAACTCTTGTATAAAGAGTTTATTAGTACAATTAATTGACTAGTTTTTTTAAGTTTTAGCAATATAGTTGAAAAAGATATAAATCTATTGTTTCAAAATACCTAGCGTTTTAGTGGCGATTTCAATCTGCCGAATAAGAATCTGGTCAAAGTGAATGTTTGTGTTGGCAATAGTCAGAAAGCTGTCCAAATTCGTAGCATCGCCTAACCAAAATGAATCGATGATGTATTCGGCCACACATTTAATACTTGCATGTGTAAGTGTGATATTTGGTTTGAATGATTTAACCATTTgggatatttttttttccaaatgttCGCAGATGTCATCCATACATCTACAATCGGGGGGAGCATTAGGCTTGTTTTGGCGGTCTTTCTTATGATTGGGGTTATTTACCAAATACCTGTTTACGGAATTGATCATTTTGGTGGTAATCCCATCAGCAAGGAAATTATGTGAGAAAGAACTTTTGTCAAAATGGCCAAGTTTTGCAGATAAAGTATTTCCTCCCACTAACTTTTTATCTAGAAATTTTTGGGCTTTCATTGCTTCCTTGATTGACTTGAAAGTTAAATACCCGTCAAATGATGCTGTTTCATTGTCATAGCCGGTAATAACcatatcttcaaaatgtacaTTAGCCACATCGCATATACGGGACAAAAACTCGTTTGTGCAAATAGAGCCGATATTCTCCAATACGACTGTGGGTTTCAAAGAAATTAACTTTTCTGGTTCCTTGCTCTTTAATTTTGCTCTAGCAACAGTAACTGTTCTACCCCTGAATTCAACTGTTGGAAAGTCATCCAGCAATTTTTGAGCATCCTTTTGCCATTTATAGGTAATAAACGCCCATTCTGAGGTGTGCTGTGTGGTTCGAGACGTATACACTGATTTGACAGGACCGAACTGACTGAAATAGTCCAAAAGTTCGTCTGTCGTTACGTCTACAGGTAAATTTTTCACAAAAACCGCATTCGGATGTGGTGCTTTATTCTTGGGGACTGCAGTCTCTTTGTCCAGTGCAGCTAGCTCATTTTCAATTACCACGTTGCCTGTAAGAACTGCTTTCCTTTTTTCAAATCCGGGATAGTTTCTCAGATCTTTATCGAAATGCAACCCACACACAATTTTATTTCCATAAAAATCGGTGTTATTAAAATCATTAATGACCTTCGTGGCAGCCttatcatcttcaaaatataCGAACCCAATATTTTTTCTAGCGTCAAGTTTACACGAAAGAATTTTGccatattttttgaaaatgtcatagaatcttcttgtactAAGGCCGGAGTTGTGTAGTGGAAGATTGCTGAAAAACACATTTGTGccaatattttttctgtaCACACTGTTTCTCAACGAGGGCATTAACTTGATTTCTCCACCTAACATTCTTTTGTAGTTATATTTATCGACAAATTTATCAAGTTCTTTTTGTGAGGTAAAGTTAAGGTACCCGTAGCCTAAAGAATCACCGGTCAAGGAATCATAACAAACTTTTGCCGATTGTAAAGACAAAAAATCTTTAAATGTTTCAATCAAAGTTTTAGAGTTTATGCTCTTTCCCAAACCTCCAATATACAGAGCTAACATTGGTTTGTTTTTAATGGTGCTGATGGCGGCTTTATTTACAGCCAGACCATTAATCACTTTGCATgcatttttctcttttgtCTTTACAGGAACAATTGTGGAAGGcgcttcttcttgcttGGTTTTTGAACTGGATAGCTTTTCCTTCTTGGCagcctttttcttcttctttccacCGTTTTTAACTTGCTCGTTAACCGCAGTCTTGTTTAACGAAATATCCCCTAAAACAACTCTTTTGTTATCAGACATGGTGCAAAAATGAAGTCCCTTGattgttgatgaactgAGTAGTTGCTAAACTGtaattgaaaaagatggGGCTGAGATAATGATACACTGTTTGCAGTCTACACTTTATAAGAAATTAAAACAAAAGGACCCACCCGTTCTTCTTTAGGTACTAATTTGTGAC carries:
- the YSC84 gene encoding Ysc84p (similar to Saccharomyces cerevisiae LSB3 (YFR024C-A) and YSC84 (YHR016C); ancestral locus Anc_1.356); this translates as MGLNNPIPRSLSSEASKAAKVLASFVKPNQVLGQDQVIPPSVLKEAKGLAIITVLKAGFLFSGRAGSGVIVARLDDRSWSAPSAIGMAGAGAGGLIGVELTDFVFILNSEEAVRSFSEFGTLTLGGNMSVSAGPLGRNAEMDASASMGGVAAVFAYSKSKGLFAGVSVEGSMIVERREANRKFYGDNCTSKQILSGQVHIPPGTEPLYQILHSRAFNYSNQRDFDDQFYDDIPDSFSDRNFLPPRSRGNQDIPCDMQGDRYYLDDRNGQGRARYDQGYDNQNATYRGDRNDGIYRDDNYGRQRDRDYRTDNYGRQSDRDYRTDNYYGRQPDNDYRDGYYRQNDGYYGADHYGRQRERRYHDNYYQNNSGYGANNYGRPQDRDYPGGNYDNTRSRNTHDTNNYPRYGKEGEDKEGGYRRYHDNYPPNVAGHDRTNARRPPPPDTHYGTGNNNITGQQDNEYRYRSEKGYPPDNNRGGNLSGIYEGNLRNTGGGVSDPRGFSTYQNAPPSQDPVSPSLGHPSEPNIAKAVALFDFGGAEPGDLTFKKGDVITIIKRSQSQNDWWLGRINEREGLFPANYVECV
- the MIP6 gene encoding Mip6p (similar to Saccharomyces cerevisiae PES4 (YFR023W) and MIP6 (YHR015W); ancestral locus Anc_1.357), which gives rise to MSDNKRVVLGDISLNKTAVNEQVKNGGKKKKKAAKKEKLSSSKTKQEEAPSTIVPVKTKEKNACKVINGLAVNKAAISTIKNKPMLALYIGGLGKSINSKTLIETFKDFLSLQSAKVCYDSLTGDSLGYGYLNFTSQKELDKFVDKYNYKRMLGGEIKLMPSLRNSVYRKNIGTNVFFSNLPLHNSGLSTRRFYDIFKKYGKILSCKLDARKNIGFVYFEDDKAATKVINDFNNTDFYGNKIVCGLHFDKDLRNYPGFEKRKAVLTGNVVIENELAALDKETAVPKNKAPHPNAVFVKNLPVDVTTDELLDYFSQFGPVKSVYTSRTTQHTSEWAFITYKWQKDAQKLLDDFPTVEFRGRTVTVARAKLKSKEPEKLISLKPTVVLENIGSICTNEFLSRICDVANVHFEDMVITGYDNETASFDGYLTFKSIKEAMKAQKFLDKKLVGGNTLSAKLGHFDKSSFSHNFLADGITTKMINSVNRYLVNNPNHKKDRQNKPNAPPDCRCMDDICEHLEKKISQMVKSFKPNITLTHASIKCVAEYIIDSFWLGDATNLDSFLTIANTNIHFDQILIRQIEIATKTLGILKQ
- the YSC83 gene encoding Ysc83p (similar to Saccharomyces cerevisiae YSC83 (YHR017W); ancestral locus Anc_1.355) yields the protein MGQEGDIVDQVFGWGDRVVGKTSELVSKTGKATFDAVNAIKTQLRGADVDILPAVGQHEHAHLRRSVDYYFSKFAHTGRRHWAVGLGSVAAASLVTFKLYQLLSLPEHVPIAKDGRKQIILILGDLNDPIIRSQVMDLYRRRYTVFVCSENADRYKGGDEETECLIFIDPRVQNDLLRFTTTCQKNRLYSILFMPSLAYHKPGETSTDMLQAEIKSNVLINYNSLLQVLPHLPADKTQLILFNPSLSYNLEAPHHPTETFVSGFITSVYKSLKNYHTLDVCMIHMGLFQVRGQLSNYKYLDLKGSNIYNSLHTPVYQMIMHYNGNRLQRFLQYCYTLGRKSNVYYLGNYSFLSTLCIFPVFLEIESIYSGLKSFFHLRLPDIVKSCYRFFVHIK